Proteins co-encoded in one Coregonus clupeaformis isolate EN_2021a chromosome 5, ASM2061545v1, whole genome shotgun sequence genomic window:
- the LOC121566872 gene encoding mid1-interacting protein 1-B-like: MQSAETNTKLNRGCLLLALRRYSAAVHNMEQTVLLPSLLRDVESDSDEEDDRFQDCRSAAESSCKDLYDYYLMLKAVRNAVESGLVQLDDRKAKTQNHLSLSKTLEPMLEADPEALFHFHLRGLFSVMGNLTKKSQGVTTKYMDIIGIMH; the protein is encoded by the coding sequence ATGCAGTCTGCCGAGACCAACACCAAGCTGAACCGGGGTTGCCTGCTCCTGGCTCTGAGGCGATACAGCGCTGCCGTCCACAACATGGAACAGACTGTCCTCCTCCCCAGCTTGCTCAGAGATGTGGAGTCAGACTCCGATGAAGAAGACGACCGTTTCCAGGACTGTCGCTCTGCAGCCGAAAGCTCCTGTAAAGACCTCTATGACTACTACCTGATGCTGAAGGCCGTCAGGAACGCAGTGGAGAGCGGACTGGTCCAGCTGGATGACCGCAAGGCGAAGACCCAGAACCACCTGTCCCTGAGTAAGACCCTGGAGCCCATGCTGGAGGCTGACCCAGAGGCCCTGTTCCACTTCCACCTCAGGGGACTGTTCTCTGTCATGGGAAACCTCACCAAGAAGTCCCAGGGCGTCACGACCAAGTACATGGACATCATTGGAATAATGCATTAG